In Solanum lycopersicum chromosome 5, SLM_r2.1, the following are encoded in one genomic region:
- the LOC101254091 gene encoding disease resistance protein RPV1 — protein sequence MADEEEEEAWSMTSGHRFRWDIFLSFRGEDTRHGFTGKLYNELVRNGVRTFIDNEDLDRGEEISKKLVAAIEDSAASIAVISENYAESKWCLEELAKIWDCKKLLLPVFYEVDPSNVRKQKGTFAKHFDEHEILLEAAPEKVSRWRDALTKAANTSGWDSRFWEEADLIQSLVKKVLGKLDNTPIGVAKYPVGLHSRLDQLLTLLDVKANGVKVVGLYGMGGVGKTTLAKALYNQLVVDFKKRSFISDVKGTARQQNGLVTLQSKLICDLNSGASPIIDSTAKGIRLINESANNERVAIFLDDVDDANQLRELIGGRDQFCQGSRIIVTTRDQNVLDPSIVNDTFEVKVLYLSDSLKLLSYHAFGKEQPPKKFLDLANEFVTLSGGLPLALEIFGSSLFYKKGLKEWEDVVQKFRQIRPGELQDILEISFGALDEQERCIFLDLACLLLNTRLEREDAIAIFKGCGFAAETAITALTAKSLLKIVDGNVLWMHDQLKDMGRQIVQRENSGDVDKRSRLWNHDDIMTVLNNYKGTSNIEGIVFHFERNQDQNPKEVSWICLILKKVLEKYIGLGRTANGSTFHTRAFQCMVKLRLLQINHVKLVGDFKLLPADLKWLQWKGCPLEVIPPELLSRKIAVLDISESMITQVWIKKKWNLYQNKMAEQLKVMNLRRCRQLKDIPDLSGLQLEKLILEECNELVKIHPSIGDLTMLTLLNMKGCKNLLAFPDDVSGLKRLEVLILSDCSSLTKLPEDLGGWKSLRELLLDGTAITELPNSIFRLKNLQMLNLNDCWSLKLLPTAIGNLSSLSSLSLSGSALKELPDSIGNLKDLEELSLRMCKGLISLPDSLGNLRSLIRLYLDNSSIKELPPSVGSLSQLKFLSLSNCKSFSELPNFKNSFSSLIRLCLQGTSVSEQSFQLGSFESLEILELGYCTSIRSLSSSIGKMSCLTTLDLHNTSISELPDEICLLEKLWELNLNNCLNLQHLPASIGSLKRLCYLYMTETAVSELPDQIGMLSSLKLLKMRKTPQLRDDKLLLDMENGESSKRVTLPESFSNLSSLEFLDAHAWKISGNISDDFEKLAALEELDLGYNDFCSLPSSMKKLRVLKRLILSNCRKLKFLPDLPSSLVCLHAANCSALEQIASVANLKYLEDLQISNCKKITDIPGLESLKSLKRLYTVGCNACLPSIKRTISKDSLRHMQYLCVPGDDLPDWFIHEVPNFSTRKHRDLKGVIIGIVLSLDQQVEDNFRHKVPAIVDIQATITTPGDAKPKHTKTLYLLGVPDTDEDQLYLCRFQEHSFTFMLKEGDRLQVVVRENPRFNGLKLKKHGMHLVFENDDDFDNNDEDLFDESQQSVSKKLANFFHSQK from the exons ATGGCGGacgaggaggaggaggaggcgTGGTCCATGACCTCAGGGCACAGATTCCGATGGGATATATTTCTGAGTTTCAGAGGAGAAGACACTCGTCATGGTTTCACTGGGAAACTCTACAATGAACTCGTACGGAACGGCGTACGGACGTTCATCGACAACGAAGATCTGGATCGCGGTGAAGAGATCTCGAAGAAGCTAGTAGCTGCGATTGAGGATTCAGCGGCTTCGATCGCTGTGATTTCGGAGAACTATGCTGAATCGAAATGGTGCCTCGAAGAACTAGCGAAGATCTGGGACTGTAAGAAGCTATTGTTGCCGGTTTTCTATGAAGTTGACCCGTCGAATGTGCGGAAACAGAAAGGTACGTTTGCGAAGCATTTTGACGAGCATGAGATTTTGCTGGAGGCGGCGCCGGAGAAGGTTTCACGGTGGAGAGATGCTTTGACGAAAGCTGCTAATACCTCCGGTTGGGATTCTAGGTTCTG GGAAGAAGCAGATTTAATCCAATCTCTAGTCAAGAAAGTTCTGGGGAAACTTGATAATACACCTATAGGTGTGGCTAAATACCCCGTAGGACTTCATTCTCGTCTTGATCAATTGCTCACGCTACTCGACGTTAAAGCAAATGGTGTGAAAGTTGTAGGATTGTACGGAATGGGAGGAGTGGGCAAGACCACTCTTGCCAAGGCTTTGTACAATCAGCTTGTTGTTGATTTCAAGAAACGTAGCTTTATTTCAGATGTTAAAGGAACTGCAAGGCAACAAAATGGTTTAGTCACTCTTCAAAGCAAACTCATTTGTGATCTTAACTCAGGCGCTTCGCCTATCATAGACAGTACTGCTAAAGGTATCCGATTAATAAATGAATCTGCGAATAATGAGCGAGTTGCTATTTTCCTAGATGATGTGGATGATGCAAACCAACTTCGTGAATTGATTGGTGGTAGAGACCAGTTTTGCCAAGGAAGCAGAATCATTGTCACCACTAGAGATCAAAACGTCTTAGATCCAAGTATTGTAAACGACACTTTTGAGGTAAAAGTGCTCTACTTGTCTGATTCACTTAAGTTACTAAGTTATCATGCATTTGGAAAAGAGCAGCCTCCGAAGAAGTTTTTGGATCTTGCTAATGAATTTGTAACACTTAGTGGGGGATTACCTCTGGCTTTGGAAATTTTTGGATCTTCATTGTTCTATAAGAAAGGATTGAAGGAGTGGGAAGATGTAGTGCAAAAGTTTAGACAGATCCGTCCAGGTGAACTTCAAGATATCTTAGAAATAAGTTTTGGTGCTCTAGATGAACAAGAAAGGTGCATCTTTCTTGACTTAGCATGTCTTCTTCTTAATACAAGGCTTGAAAGGGAAGATGCAATTGCAATATTTAAGGGTTGTGGTTTTGCCGCTGAAACTGCAATAACAGCACTCACAGCAAAATCGCTTCTTAAAATAGTTGATGGAAATGTTTTGTGGATGCATGATCAGCTCAAAGACATGGGAAGACAAATCGTACAACGTGAGAATTCTGGAGATGTTGATAAGCGTAGTAGATTGTGGAATCACGATGATATTATGACTGTCCTAAATAACTACAAG GGCACAAGTAACATTGAGGGTATTGTGTTTCACTTTGAGAGGAATCAAGATCAGAATCCTAAGGAAGTATCCTGGATctgtttgattttgaagaaagtACTTGAAAAGTATATTGGCCTAGGTAGGACGGCAAATGGTTCAACATTTCACACTAGAGCTTTTCAGTGCATGGTCAAACTGAGACTCCTCCAAATCAATCATGTTAAATTGGTTGGAGATTTCAAGCTATTACCTGCTGACCTAAAGTGGCTGCAGTGGAAAGGTTGCCCTTTGGAAGTTATTCCTCCAGAGTTGTTGTCCCGAAAGATTGCAGTTCTTGATATATCGGAGAGCATGATCACACAGGTCTGGATCAAGAAAAAGTGGAATTTATACCAGAACAAG ATGGCAGAGCAGCTGAAGGTTATGAATCTACGTAGGTGTCGCCAACTTAAGGACATCCCTGATTTATCTGGACTTCAATTGGAGAAGCTGATTCTTGAGGAATGCAATGAACTGGTTAAGATCCATCCATCAATTGGAGACTTGACTATGTTGACCCTTCTAAACATGAAGGGTTGTAAGAATCTTTTGGCATTTCCAGATGATGTGTCTGGATTGAAACGTCTTGAAGTACTTATCCTATCTGATTGCTCAAGTCTAACAAAATTACCAGAGGACTTAGGTGGCTGGAAATCCTTGAGAGAGCTTCTTCTTGATGGTACCGCAATAACAGAGCTACCTAACTCTATCTTCCGCCTGAAGAATCTTcagatgttgaatttaaatgattGCTGGTCTTTGAAGTTGTTGCCTACAGCTATCGGGAATCTAAGTTCGCTGAGCTCTCTATCTCTTAGTGGATCAGCTTTAAAGGAATTGCCTGATTCAATTGGAAATTTGAAAGATCTTGAGGAATTAAGTTTGAGAATGTGCAAGGGACTCATCTCACTTCCTGATTCCCTCGGAAATCTTAGATCATTAATACGACTTTATCTTGACAACAGCTCCATAAAAGAATTGCCACCTTCTGTTGGTTCATTATCTCAATTGAAGTTCCTTTCACTCAGCAATTGCAAGTCCTTTAGTGAGTTGCCCAATTTCAAGAATAGCTTCTCGTCATTGATTAGGCTTTGTCTACAAGGGACCTCAGTTAGTGAACAAAGTTTCCAGTTAGGAAGCTTCGAGTCCCTTGAGATTCTTGAGCTGGGGTACTGCACTTCAATCAGATCTTTATCTAGCTCAATTGGAAAGATGTCATGTTTAACTACTTTGGACCTACATAATACATCAATTTCTGAGTTGCCAGACGAGATATGTTTATTGGAAAAACTTTGGGAGCTGAACCTGAACAACTGTTTGAATCTTCAACATCTTCCGGCTTCAATTGGAAGCCTTAAGAGGTTGTGTTACCTCTATATGACGGAAACTGCTGTCTCAGAATTACCTGATCAAATTGGAATGCTTTCAAGCTTAAAGCTACTGAAGATGAGAAAGACACCACAGCTTAGAGATGATAAACTGCTGCTGGATATGGAAAATGGAGAAAGTTCTAAACGCGTTACTCTTCCAGAATCATTTTCGAATCTCTCATCCTTGGAATTCCTAGATGCTCATGCTTGGAAAATATCTGGGAATATTTCTGATGATTTTGAGAAGTTGGCTGCTTTGGAAGAACTTGACCTCGGGTACAATGATTTTTGCAGCCTCCCTTCTAGCATGAAAAAACTGCGTGTTCTCAAGCGTTTGATTCTCTCAAACTGCAGAAAGCTCAAATTTCTCCCTGACCTTCCCTCAAGTTTGGTATGTTTACATGCTGCAAACTGCTCCGCGTTGGAACAGATAGCTAGCGTAGCAAATTTGAAGTACTTGGAAGATCTCCAAATCAGTAATTGCAAGAAGATAACAGATATTCCTGGCCTTGAAAgcttgaaatctttgaaaaggTTGTATACAGTTGGTTGCAACGCGTGCTTGCCTTCTATAAAAAGGACTATTTCTAAG GATTCTCTAAGGCATATGCAGTATCTCTGTGTTCCAGGGGATGACCTTCCAGATTGGTTTATTCATGAAGTACCTAACTTCTCAACTCGTAAGCATCGTGATCTCAAGGGAGTGATCATTGGCATAGTTCTCTCTCTAGACCAACAAGTAGAGGACAATTTCAGACACAAAGTCCCAGCAATCGTGGATATACAAGCAACGATTACCACACCAGGTGATGCTAAACCTAAACATACAAAGACTTTGTACTTGTTGGGGGTTCCTGATACGGATGAAGATCAGCTATACTTGTGTCGATTTCAAGAACACAGTTTTACGTTTATGTTGAAAGAAGGTGACAGACTGCAGGTTGTAGTTAGGGAGAATCCGCGTTTTAATGGCCTCAAACTGAAGAAGCATGGAATGCACTTGGTTTTCGAAAATGATGATGACTTTGATAACAATGATGAGGATTTGTTTGATGAATCTCAGCAATCTGTGTCTAAGAAACTTGCTAACTTCTTTCATTCCCAGAAATGA